The sequence GCCAATTGCCACGCCCGCATGCTCAGGCTGAACGTGCGCAAACGGCCATCGGTGATGAGAATCTGCATCGCTACACTCCGAACCCATGAATCACCCAACGCAGCAGCCCCACACCCGCCCCATCACGGAAGCTTTGGGGGCCCACAACGTTTTGGGGCAACTGTTGGCGCGTGTACGCCAGTCACAAGCAAGATTCGATGCCATCCAGAGCACGTTGCCGCGCAGCCTACGCGCCCATGTGCGCCCGGGCGTTTTAGACGACAGCAGTTGGCACCTGATGGCCGCCAATGCGGCAGTCGCTGCGAAATTGAAGCAGTGCCTGCCTTTGGTAAGTCAAGTCCTGCGCGATGCAGGCTGGCCCACATTGGCACTGAAAATCAAGATCCAGGCACCTGTTTCGATGCCACGGCGCTAGTGCGCCATGGTGCCGGCTATCCGACTCGAACGGATGACCTACCGCTTACAAGGCGGTTGCTCTACCAACTGAGCTAAGCCGGCACTCAAAGAACTGGGGATTGTACAGGGTTTGAACCCTTGACGGGCAAGGGTTCTTGTCCCTACTTGATGCGCTTGAGGGCGGGTCGCCCCCCTTGCGGGGGTGCTGGTGGCTCCGGCGACGGTGAGGACGACGCTTCCTGCGGCTCATCGGCAAGACGCAATCCGCGTGCTGGCCGCGCCGCCATCTCCTCAGCGGGCTCGGACAACTGCGGAGCCGCCTCTTGCTCAGGCTCGTCTGCCGTTGGCATGGGGAATGCCATGCCTTGCCCGTTTTCGCGGGCGTAAATCGCGACCACGTGGTCAACCGGCACGACGATGTCGCGGGGCACCCCACCGAAACGGGCCTTGAACTCGATGAACTCGTTCCCCAAACGCAGGCCGCTCGTGGCGTCAAAACCCACGTTGAGCACGATCTCGCCGTTGCGCACGTACTCCATCGGCACCTGCACCGATCGATCCACGAACACCGCCAAATAGGGGGTGAACCCGTTGTCGGTACACCAGTCGTGCAGCGCTCGGATCAGGTAGGGGCGCGTGGAACTGCCCTGATTTTCGGGGGGATGCGGAGTCGTCATGGCAGAAACACCTCGGCAGAACGGGTCAGGGGCCGTCGCGCTGGCATCACTTGCGCATCACCTTTTCGGACGGCGTCAGCGCTTCGATGTACGCCGGGCGCGAGAAGATGCGTTCGGCATACTTCAGCAACGGCGCAGCGTTCTTGGACAGCTCGATGCCGTAGTAATCCAAGCGCCACAGCAGCGGTGCAATGGCCACGTCAAGCATCGAAAAATCGTCGCCCAGCATGTACTTGTTCTTCAAGAAGATGGGCGCCAATTGGGTCAGTCGATCGCGGATTTGCGAACGCGCTTTTTCCAATTGTTTGTCGTTGCCCTTCGCCCCACCTCGGCCTTCCAGCACGTTGACGTGGGTGAACAGCTCTTTCTCGAAGTTGAAGAGGAACAGTCGCACACGCGCACGCGCCACCGGATCGCCAGGCATCAGCTGCGGATGCGGGAAACGCTCGTCGATGTACTCGTTGATGATGTGCGATTCGTACAGGATCAGATTACGCTCAACCAGGATGGGCACCTCGTTGTACGGATTCATCAGGGCGATGTCTTCCGGTTTGGCAAACAGGTCAACGTCGCGGATCTCGAAATCCATGCCCTTTTCAAACAGAACAAAACGGCAACGGTGCGAGTAAGGGCACGTGGTTCCGGAATAAAGCACCATCATGGAGGTGGGCTCCCAAGGATCAACAAAGAGACGACAAGCGCCGAAAACACAAAAACGCAGTGGGCCTTACGGCGCACACTGCGTGATGAGCGGCCCGGCCTCGTTCGGCCAGACCTGAGGGGAAGATTACTTGATGTCCTTCCAGAAGGCCGAGTTCAGGCGCCAAGCCAAGAACATGAAACCTGCCAAGAAGATCAGCACCACCGTCCCCAGCTTGGTGCGCTGGATTTGACCCGGCTCACCCATCCATTGCAGGTAAGCGACCAAGTCTGCCACAGCAGCATCGTACTCCTTGGCACTCAGCTTGCCCGGCTTGGTCAATTCCAGCTTACCGTGGCCGTCACCGGCCATGCGCTGCTCGCCTTGCAGTTCCCACAGCGCGTGCGGCATGCCCACCGAGGGGAAAACCGTGTTGTTCCAACCGGTCGGACGGGTGTCATCACGGTAGAAGCCGCGCAGGTAGGTGTAGAGGTAGTCAGCCCCCGTACCGTAGTGGCTGGCACGCGAGCGAGCGATCACGGTCAGATCCGGCGGGGTGGCACCGAACCAGTCCTTGGCGTCTTTCGCGCTCATGGCCACCTTCATGGTGTCGCCGACTTTCTCGGAGGCGAACAACAGGTTGGCCTTGATTTGTTCATCCGAGAGGCCAATGTCGCGCATGCGGTTGTAGCGCATGAACGCCGCAGCGTGGCAGTTCAAGCAGTAGTTGGCGAACAGCTTGGCACCGCGCTGCAAAGCAGCTTCGTCTTGAACACGCTCAACCGGGAATTTGTCCAGATGCAGCGCACCGCCAGCAGCCGAGGCACCGCCCACCAGGGACAGGGCCACTGCCAGACTTGCAAAGAGTTTCTTGATCATGTTGTGTTGCTCCTGCCTCGTCTTCTCAGTGCGGGGTGAAGGTCACGCGCTCGGGAACCGGCTTGCATTCACCGATCTGGCTCCACCACGGCATCAGCAGGAAGAAGCCGAAATAGAACAGGGTACCGACCTGAGCGATCAGGGTGCCCATTTCCGACGGCGGCTGAATGCCCAAGTAACCCAGGATGACAAAAAACACCACGAACACGCCATACAGCGTCTTGTGCCAGCTCGGACGGTAGCGGATCGACTTGACCGGGCTGTAATCCAGCCAAGGCAGGAAGAACATGATGACCACGGCACCGCCCATCACCACCACACCCCAGAACTTGGCGTCGAAGGTTTTGAGCAACACCACGGCCACCAAGGCCCCCACCACCACGGCGGCCTTCAGCGGCGCAGCCAGGCGACCCTTGAGCAAGGCACCCACGGCACCCAAACCGATCACCACGCACAGCACGTTGACCATCACGTCGGTGGTTGCACGCAGCATCGAGTAGTACGGCGTGAAGTACCACACCGGGGCAATGTGCGCCGGGGTCTTGAGCGGATCGGCCGGGATGAAGTTGTTGTACTCCAGGAAGTAGCCACCGAACTCGGGCGCGAAGAACACCACAGCGCAGAAGCACAGCAGGAAGCCGGCCACGCCCAGGATGTCATGCACGGTGTAGTACGGGTGGAACGGGATGCCATCGAGCGGACGGCCTTGGGCGTCCTTCTTGGCCTTGATTTCCACGCCGTCCGGGTTGTTCGAACCCACCTCGTGCAGCGCGATGATGTGCGCCACCACCAGGCCCAGCAGCACCAGCGGCACAGCGATGACGTGGAAGCTGAAGAAGCGGTTCAGGGTAGCGTCGCCGACCACGAAGTCACCACGGATCAGCAGGGCCAGATCCGGGCCGATGAAGGGCACCGCAGCGAACAGGTTCACGATCACCTGAGCGCCCCAGAAGGACATTTGGCCCCACGGCAGCAGGTAACCCATGAAGGCTTCGGCCATCAGCGCCAGGAAGATGGCGCAGCCGAAAATCCACACCAGCTCACGCGGCTTGCGGTATGAACCGTAGATCAGGCCACGGAACATGTGCAGGTACACCACCACGAAGAACGCCGAGGCGCCGGTGGAGTGCATGTAGCGAATCAGCCAGCCCCAGGGCACATCGCGCATGATGTACTCGACCGAGGCGAACGCCAGGTTGGCGTCCGGCTTGTAGTGCATCACCAGGAAAATACCGGTGACGATCTGGATCACCAGCACCAGCAGCGCCAGCGAGCCGAAGAAATACCAGAAGTTGAAGTTTTTGGGAGCGTAGTACTCAGAGAGATGCTCTTTGTACAGCTTGGACGCCGGGAAGCGGTTGTCCACCCAGGTCAGCAGCTTTTCGCCCAGCGGAGCGTCCGCCGGCGCGACTTTGAATTCAGCCATGGATTGCCTTTCGTCTTGTCTTGCAGCGCCGGAGGTCAGGCCTTCTTGTCCTCACCGATCAGCAACTTGGTGTCGGCGAGGTACATGTGGGGCGGCACTTCGAGGTTGTCCGGCGCGGGCATGTTCTTGAACACGCGGCCAGCCATGTCGAACATCGAGCCGTGGCAAGGGCACAGGAAACCGCCCTTCCAGTCATCCGGCAGCGAGGGCTGCGGGCCGGCCACAAACTTGTCGGACGGAGAGCAACCCAGGTGGGTACACACGCCGATCACCACCAAGTACTCGTCTTTGATGGCGCGGGCACCGTTCTTGGCGTAACCCGGAATCGGGTAGGCTTTACGCTCAGATGCCGGATCGGCCAGCTTGGCGTCCAGCGCCTTCAGATCTTTGAGTTGCTCGGGGGTGCGGCGCACGATCCACACCGGCTTACCACGCCACTCCACCGTCATTTTCTCGCCCGGTTGGAGCGCGCCGACATCCACTTCCACAGCCGCACCAGCGGCCTTGGCCCGTTCGGACGGGGCGAAAGTGCTGACAAAAGGCACGGCTGCCGCCATACCACCTACGGCACCCGCACAACTCGTGGCAATCAGCCAGGTGCGCTTGCCTTGGTCCACCGCGTTATCACTCATGTGGGTCCTTCTTGGAGCTCTGGGAAGTCAGGGATGACTTCAGGGATATCTGATCTCGGGCAACCCCGCATTTTAGCCGACACAAACTGCCACCGGACTTACCCGACCAGGTGTGAGGCACGATCTGCGTCAAGCCCCGGACGTACGTCTGGGGTTTCGGCTCCCTGTGTCAGTGGGAGATACTTCTTTCCGGTGCCCAGTCGCGCACGATAGGTGCGACCGTACTGGACTTTCGTCTCTCGGAAAAGGAATCAGGATGAGCTTTCTCACAGAATTCAGAGAATTTGCTGTCAAGGGCAATGTGGTCGATTTGGCAGTTGGCGTGATCATCGGCGGTGCGTTTGGCAAGATCGTCGATTCGGTGGTCAAGGACTTGGTGATGCCCTTGGTGAGTCTGGGGCTCGGGGGGCTGGATTTCTCCAACCGCTTCATTCCCCTGGCAGGGCAAACTGCCACCACATTGGCCGAAGCCCAAAAAGCCGGGGCTGTGTTCGCCTATGGCAACTTCATCACGGTCGCTCTGAACTTTGTCATCTTGGCCTTCATCATTTTCATGATGGTGCGCCAGATCAACCGCCTGAAGCGTCAAGAACCCGCAGCGCCACCGGCACCCGCTGCACCGCCGCCAGTGCCGGAAGACATTCAATTGCTGCGCGACATCCGCGACAGTCTGCGCCAGCGTTGAGCGGCTCACCAGCCGTCGCTCACAGCCCCGCTGCCAACTGGCGAGCCATGCGCAATGCGGCCACCAAACTGCCCGCATCGGCTTGGCCGGTGCCGGCCACGTCGAAGGCGGTGCCGTGATCCGGGCTGGTGCGCACCCAGGGCAGCCCCAACGTGACATTCACGCCCTCGTCCACCCCCAGGTATTTGACGGGGATGAGCCCATGGTCGTGGGTCATGGCGACGACGAAATCGAACTCGCCCGGGTGACCAGGTGGCGCGTGGCGCGCACGCATGAACACGGTGTCCGGTGCGAAGGGGCCGCGCACATCCCATCCCGAAGCACGGGCCTGCTCGACAGCGGGGCCAATGATGCGCAACTCCTCATCCCCAAACAGCCCGCCCTCGCCAGCGTGGGGATTCAACCCGGCCACAGCAATGCGCGGAGCAGCCAGCCCAAAGCGGCGCCCAGCTTCGTGGGTGATGCGCAACGTTTCCACGATCCCGGCAACGTCCAGCGCCTCAATGGCCCGGCGCAGTGCGATGTGAATGGTCACCAACACCACACGCAACTGCGGATTGGCCAACATCATGCGCACCGGCGGCGGCGCTTGCCCGGGCTCGGCTGCCAGGGCTTGCAGCATCTCGGTGTGGCCGGGGTAGTCCACCCCCGCCGCATGCAACGCTTCTTTGTGAATCGGTGCCGTCACCATGCCGGACGCGGCACCGGCCTGAATCCACTGCACCGCGCTCCGAATGCACGCGGCGGCGGCAGCGCCCGCTTGGGCGTCCATTTGGCCCCACGGCAGGGTGTCCAACCCGCTGGGCAAGTCAGCCGGCACACACACTGGCAAGGCGCCGGGCGGCACTTCGCGTCGATCCAGCGGTGAGTCCAAGCGGGCCAAGGGCAGCAAGAGGCCACAGGCCCGTGCCGCCCGTCCTAGCACGCGAGGGCAGCCAATCACCACCGCATCCGCCAGCTCACCGGCTGCGAACGCTTTGACGATGATTTCCGGGCCAATGCCGCACGGGTCACCCTGCGTGATGAGCAAGGGGGTCGAAGGAGGAGAGGAAACCGTCGTCATGAGCCTCAAGCCGGGTTAGGGATGTCAATGAATTGATGGGTCAAGCCGAACTGCGCTGCCAGGTGTTCACCCAGAGCCGGGGCGCCGAAACGCTCGGTGGCGTGGTGCCCGCAGGCCAAAAATGCCACGCCTGTTTCACGGGCCAAGTGGGCTTGCGGTTCGGACACTTCGCCGGTCAGGTACAAATCGGCCCCCGCTGCGATGGCCGCTTCAAAATAACCTTGCGCCCCGCCGCTGCACCACGCCACCCGACGCACTGGCCGACCGTCCCCCGGCAGGCACAGCACGTCGCGCCCCAGCGCCTGCTGGACGTGCTGCTGCACGCTGGCCACGTCGCGCTCGGCCACCTCCAGCCGGCCCACGCAGCCCAAGTCTTGCTCCCCGAAACGCCCCTCACACACCCAACCGAGCTGCCGCGCCAGTTGAGCGTTGTTACCCACTTCCGGGTGCGCATCCAGCGGCAGGTGGTAGGCCAGCAAGTTGATGTCGTGCTGCATCAGGTACTGCACACGCGCCTTGAGCCACCCCGTCAGGCGCCCGTCATGCCCACGCCAAAACAAACCGTGATGCACCAGCAGCACGTCGGCGTGCGCGGCGGCAGCGGCTTCAATCAGTGCCAAGCTGGCGGTCACACCCGAGACCACATGGCGGATCTCGCCCCGCCCCTCGACTTGCAGACCGTTCGGCCCATAATCCTTGAATCGATCCACCCCCAGGTACTGGGCAAGATAGTCCGTGACTTCGCGGCGT is a genomic window of Vitreoscilla filiformis containing:
- a CDS encoding ClpXP protease specificity-enhancing factor, coding for MTTPHPPENQGSSTRPYLIRALHDWCTDNGFTPYLAVFVDRSVQVPMEYVRNGEIVLNVGFDATSGLRLGNEFIEFKARFGGVPRDIVVPVDHVVAIYARENGQGMAFPMPTADEPEQEAAPQLSEPAEEMAARPARGLRLADEPQEASSSPSPEPPAPPQGGRPALKRIK
- a CDS encoding glutathione S-transferase N-terminal domain-containing protein: MMVLYSGTTCPYSHRCRFVLFEKGMDFEIRDVDLFAKPEDIALMNPYNEVPILVERNLILYESHIINEYIDERFPHPQLMPGDPVARARVRLFLFNFEKELFTHVNVLEGRGGAKGNDKQLEKARSQIRDRLTQLAPIFLKNKYMLGDDFSMLDVAIAPLLWRLDYYGIELSKNAAPLLKYAERIFSRPAYIEALTPSEKVMRK
- a CDS encoding cytochrome c1 gives rise to the protein MIKKLFASLAVALSLVGGASAAGGALHLDKFPVERVQDEAALQRGAKLFANYCLNCHAAAFMRYNRMRDIGLSDEQIKANLLFASEKVGDTMKVAMSAKDAKDWFGATPPDLTVIARSRASHYGTGADYLYTYLRGFYRDDTRPTGWNNTVFPSVGMPHALWELQGEQRMAGDGHGKLELTKPGKLSAKEYDAAVADLVAYLQWMGEPGQIQRTKLGTVVLIFLAGFMFLAWRLNSAFWKDIK
- the petA gene encoding ubiquinol-cytochrome c reductase iron-sulfur subunit; translation: MSDNAVDQGKRTWLIATSCAGAVGGMAAAVPFVSTFAPSERAKAAGAAVEVDVGALQPGEKMTVEWRGKPVWIVRRTPEQLKDLKALDAKLADPASERKAYPIPGYAKNGARAIKDEYLVVIGVCTHLGCSPSDKFVAGPQPSLPDDWKGGFLCPCHGSMFDMAGRVFKNMPAPDNLEVPPHMYLADTKLLIGEDKKA
- the mscL gene encoding large conductance mechanosensitive channel protein MscL; protein product: MSFLTEFREFAVKGNVVDLAVGVIIGGAFGKIVDSVVKDLVMPLVSLGLGGLDFSNRFIPLAGQTATTLAEAQKAGAVFAYGNFITVALNFVILAFIIFMMVRQINRLKRQEPAAPPAPAAPPPVPEDIQLLRDIRDSLRQR
- the pdxA gene encoding 4-hydroxythreonine-4-phosphate dehydrogenase PdxA, translating into MTTVSSPPSTPLLITQGDPCGIGPEIIVKAFAAGELADAVVIGCPRVLGRAARACGLLLPLARLDSPLDRREVPPGALPVCVPADLPSGLDTLPWGQMDAQAGAAAAACIRSAVQWIQAGAASGMVTAPIHKEALHAAGVDYPGHTEMLQALAAEPGQAPPPVRMMLANPQLRVVLVTIHIALRRAIEALDVAGIVETLRITHEAGRRFGLAAPRIAVAGLNPHAGEGGLFGDEELRIIGPAVEQARASGWDVRGPFAPDTVFMRARHAPPGHPGEFDFVVAMTHDHGLIPVKYLGVDEGVNVTLGLPWVRTSPDHGTAFDVAGTGQADAGSLVAALRMARQLAAGL
- a CDS encoding Nif3-like dinuclear metal center hexameric protein, translating into MATRREVTDYLAQYLGVDRFKDYGPNGLQVEGRGEIRHVVSGVTASLALIEAAAAAHADVLLVHHGLFWRGHDGRLTGWLKARVQYLMQHDINLLAYHLPLDAHPEVGNNAQLARQLGWVCEGRFGEQDLGCVGRLEVAERDVASVQQHVQQALGRDVLCLPGDGRPVRRVAWCSGGAQGYFEAAIAAGADLYLTGEVSEPQAHLARETGVAFLACGHHATERFGAPALGEHLAAQFGLTHQFIDIPNPA